A window of the Desulforapulum autotrophicum HRM2 genome harbors these coding sequences:
- a CDS encoding LTA synthase family protein, producing MINKFFNHPKTRFAMVFQTAVVALAGFVLMRLVFLVRTWSLTDHGITDLLYMFGQGIVYDMAFIGYVCIPFVIVLFLIPNKWFNTAMVRIAAQATQFSIVYALCFSMVGEWLFWDEFGVRFNFISVDYLVYRREVTDNILESYPVFWILPILMILTALIFYLMRPSFLKAMAVDERFSTRAKIALCLLLVPVASFFFLDQSQRNQSSNNYVNEIASNGPYQLFAAFRNNTLDFRQFYATADDNILSQTLKQAVFEHDEKPYSHNLYNIARHTQPPAPPKHLNVLLISVESLSAKFLTRFGQQENITPFMDDWFKKGLLFTNFYATGTRTTRGLEAITLSIPPTPGRSIVKRPDNDHMYSLGKVFKDKGYDTAFFYGGRGYFDNMNTFFSGNGYRIVDQTSLSDQEVSFKNAWGVSDEDLYNRAIVEADRVSGLNKPFFFHIMTTSNHRPFTYPEGKIDLVPGEGKNGAGRSGAVKYTDYALGQLIKNAKGKPWFDNTVFVVLADHCSSSAGKVGLPIDKYHIPLFIYCPGQFHPQEIDRLSSQMDLAPTLLSLLDFSYDSLFFGRDILAPDFKPRALIANYQKLGLLTESELVFLSPGKKISLVNRNSKEPTLKKIKKSYPLVQKLVAYYQGADYIIRNRINRWSDSKVALVSPLESTHKGMK from the coding sequence ATGATAAATAAATTTTTCAACCATCCCAAAACACGCTTTGCCATGGTTTTCCAGACAGCCGTTGTTGCCCTTGCAGGTTTTGTTCTGATGCGATTGGTTTTTCTGGTCAGGACCTGGTCCCTTACCGACCATGGCATCACAGACCTGCTGTATATGTTTGGCCAGGGAATCGTGTACGACATGGCCTTTATCGGCTACGTCTGCATTCCATTCGTCATTGTTCTTTTCCTGATACCCAACAAATGGTTCAACACGGCCATGGTCCGGATTGCGGCCCAGGCAACCCAGTTTTCCATCGTGTATGCCCTTTGCTTTTCCATGGTTGGCGAATGGTTGTTCTGGGACGAATTTGGTGTGCGGTTTAACTTCATCTCCGTGGATTATCTGGTATACCGCCGGGAGGTCACGGACAATATCCTTGAGTCCTATCCCGTATTCTGGATTTTACCTATCCTCATGATCCTGACGGCGTTGATCTTTTACCTGATGCGGCCCTCGTTTTTAAAGGCAATGGCCGTGGATGAACGATTCTCCACAAGGGCGAAAATTGCCCTCTGCCTGCTCCTGGTTCCAGTGGCATCATTTTTTTTCCTGGACCAGTCCCAGCGCAATCAGTCCAGCAACAACTATGTGAATGAAATTGCCTCAAATGGCCCCTATCAGCTGTTTGCCGCCTTTCGCAACAACACCCTTGACTTTCGGCAGTTTTATGCCACCGCAGATGACAACATCCTGTCACAAACCCTCAAACAAGCGGTGTTTGAACACGACGAAAAGCCCTACTCTCACAACCTGTACAACATTGCAAGGCACACCCAGCCCCCAGCGCCACCCAAACACCTCAACGTCCTTCTGATTTCCGTGGAGAGCCTGAGCGCAAAATTTCTCACCCGCTTTGGCCAGCAGGAAAACATCACCCCGTTCATGGATGATTGGTTTAAAAAGGGCCTGCTCTTTACCAATTTTTATGCCACGGGCACCCGGACCACACGGGGCCTTGAAGCCATCACCCTTTCCATCCCGCCGACACCGGGCCGATCCATCGTAAAAAGACCGGATAACGACCACATGTACAGCCTTGGCAAGGTGTTCAAGGACAAGGGATATGACACGGCATTTTTCTATGGGGGTCGGGGGTATTTTGACAATATGAACACCTTTTTTTCAGGCAACGGCTACAGGATTGTCGACCAGACAAGCCTCAGCGACCAGGAGGTCTCCTTTAAAAATGCCTGGGGGGTTTCAGATGAAGATCTATACAACCGGGCCATAGTTGAAGCTGACAGGGTTTCTGGTTTAAACAAACCTTTTTTCTTTCATATCATGACGACCAGCAACCACCGGCCGTTCACCTATCCCGAGGGAAAAATTGATCTCGTTCCCGGTGAGGGCAAAAACGGCGCAGGCCGGTCCGGCGCCGTAAAATACACCGATTATGCCCTGGGACAATTGATAAAAAACGCAAAGGGCAAACCCTGGTTTGACAACACCGTGTTTGTGGTTCTGGCCGACCATTGTTCCTCAAGCGCCGGCAAGGTCGGCCTGCCCATTGACAAATACCATATTCCCCTTTTCATATACTGCCCAGGGCAATTTCACCCCCAGGAAATAGACCGGTTGTCAAGCCAGATGGATCTGGCACCGACCCTGCTCTCTCTGCTCGACTTTTCCTACGACAGTCTGTTTTTTGGCAGGGACATACTTGCCCCTGATTTCAAACCCAGGGCCTTGATCGCAAATTATCAGAAACTGGGTCTGCTTACGGAATCCGAACTCGTATTTCTCTCTCCAGGCAAAAAGATCAGCCTTGTCAACAGGAATTCAAAGGAACCGACCCTTAAAAAAATAAAAAAATCTTATCCCCTTGTTCAAAAATTGGTGGCATACTATCAGGGTGCTGATTATATCATTAGAAACAGGATCAACAGATGGTCAGACAGCAAGGTTGCCCTTGTCTCACCCCTGGAATCCACACACAAAGGCATGAAATGA
- a CDS encoding phosphatase PAP2 family protein: MATVPFLLILTAVYFEYSGLDIWWVSHFYDAQTRSWPFRNQWLFETVIHQWGRHLDLAAGMVWLVLFALSFFSPALKNQRRIMVYFLVAAGAGPLLVGAGKHLTHIYTPWDLALFSGTLPHIRLFDPVPQGLPVGHAFPAGHASGGYAFVSLYFVMDHLGACRKVYGLMTGLVLGLIFGLGQQVRGAHFPSHDLFTLVICWYAALVFYLIFFPRQWSWAVNKNPQTMPTQGVPK, translated from the coding sequence ATGGCAACGGTGCCTTTTTTACTGATTCTTACGGCAGTTTATTTTGAATACAGCGGGCTCGACATCTGGTGGGTTTCCCACTTTTATGACGCTCAAACCCGTTCCTGGCCTTTCAGGAATCAGTGGCTGTTTGAAACTGTCATCCACCAGTGGGGAAGGCATCTGGATCTGGCAGCCGGCATGGTGTGGCTGGTGTTGTTTGCCCTGTCATTTTTCTCTCCGGCCCTTAAAAACCAGCGGCGAATTATGGTTTACTTTCTGGTGGCAGCCGGTGCCGGACCACTACTGGTGGGTGCCGGCAAGCACCTGACCCACATCTATACCCCCTGGGATCTGGCACTTTTTTCAGGCACCCTTCCCCACATCCGGCTGTTTGATCCTGTGCCCCAGGGCCTTCCCGTGGGCCATGCCTTCCCGGCAGGCCATGCCTCCGGGGGCTACGCCTTTGTATCCCTTTATTTTGTCATGGACCACCTGGGGGCTTGCCGAAAAGTATACGGTCTGATGACCGGCCTGGTCCTGGGACTCATATTTGGTCTGGGCCAGCAGGTCCGAGGTGCCCATTTCCCGAGCCATGACCTATTTACCCTGGTCATCTGCTGGTACGCGGCCCTAGTATTTTATCTTATTTTCTTTCCCCGGCAATGGTCCTGGGCCGTCAACAAAAATCCCCAAACTATGCCAACCCAAGGAGTACCCAAATGA
- a CDS encoding sigma-54 interaction domain-containing protein, producing MLIRLVCAVKDKKLHADLEKRLSIFDVQLKMISSQKTPWQNLVRSCADIFVVSKSLIPKPIESSVAMLNNLPEKPTTIIIHDRESSEEHANLLASGADVVLYSGISRGSLIEAIESTLESRRQFYLVDRFDQQGRIKPKLSDFFSNSKEMQLFLDEVQQIVTTDATLLILGETGVGKEHLSKAIHGESHRSQGPFIAINTAAIPEQLIESELFGHEQGAFTGAVRSRRGAFELAHGGTIFLDEIGEMPMPLQSKLLRVLQDFEFTPVGGEVPIWVDVRVIAATNKDLEMEIAKGNFRQDLYYRLGVMTMTLPPLRNRQEDIPAMANHFLSVCNKKIGREIKQFSGVALEAICNYSWPGNIRELINVIERAVLLCKSEIISLNDLPSTFQESFSEMPSLPNLQNIDTSTWTGKTLVQVKEEVLNRVEKRYIEMVLKKTAGKVGAAARIAGIHPRGLYGKMKKLGLDKANFKL from the coding sequence ATGCTCATCAGACTGGTGTGCGCAGTTAAAGACAAAAAACTCCATGCAGACCTTGAAAAAAGACTCTCCATTTTTGACGTTCAGTTAAAAATGATCAGCAGTCAAAAGACACCCTGGCAGAATCTGGTCCGCAGCTGTGCCGACATCTTTGTGGTCAGTAAATCACTCATTCCAAAGCCCATTGAATCCAGCGTGGCCATGCTCAACAATCTACCGGAAAAGCCGACAACCATTATCATCCACGACCGGGAATCCTCCGAAGAGCATGCCAACCTTCTGGCATCCGGGGCAGATGTGGTTCTATATTCAGGGATCTCACGGGGCAGCCTCATTGAAGCCATTGAAAGCACCCTTGAATCCAGGCGGCAATTCTACCTTGTTGACCGGTTTGACCAGCAGGGCAGAATCAAACCCAAACTCAGTGATTTTTTCTCAAACAGCAAAGAAATGCAGCTCTTCCTCGACGAGGTGCAGCAAATCGTCACAACTGATGCAACCCTTTTGATCCTTGGAGAAACAGGGGTGGGAAAAGAACATCTCTCCAAGGCCATCCATGGGGAGAGCCACAGATCCCAGGGTCCCTTTATTGCCATCAATACCGCGGCCATCCCGGAACAGCTCATCGAAAGCGAGCTGTTCGGCCACGAGCAGGGGGCCTTTACCGGGGCGGTGCGATCCCGCAGGGGGGCCTTTGAACTTGCCCACGGAGGAACCATTTTCCTGGATGAAATAGGTGAAATGCCAATGCCCCTGCAATCCAAACTGCTCCGGGTCCTCCAGGACTTTGAATTTACCCCCGTGGGGGGAGAAGTCCCCATCTGGGTGGATGTCAGGGTCATTGCTGCCACCAACAAGGATCTTGAAATGGAAATTGCCAAGGGAAATTTCCGCCAGGATCTCTATTACCGGCTGGGGGTCATGACCATGACGCTCCCCCCACTTAGAAATCGCCAGGAAGACATTCCTGCCATGGCTAACCACTTTCTCAGCGTGTGCAACAAAAAAATCGGCCGGGAGATCAAACAGTTCTCAGGGGTGGCCCTGGAAGCCATCTGCAACTACAGCTGGCCCGGAAACATTCGGGAACTGATCAATGTGATTGAACGGGCCGTTCTTCTGTGCAAGTCAGAAATCATATCCTTGAATGACCTTCCCAGCACCTTCCAGGAAAGTTTCTCCGAAATGCCCTCCCTGCCCAATCTCCAAAACATCGACACCAGCACCTGGACCGGCAAAACCCTTGTCCAGGTAAAAGAAGAGGTGCTCAACCGTGTTGAAAAAAGATACATTGAAATGGTCCTCAAAAAAACTGCGGGCAAGGTCGGGGCCGCTGCAAGGATAGCGGGAATCCATCCAAGGGGCCTGTATGGAAAGATGAAGAAACTGGGCCTTGACAAGGCAAATTTCAAGCTGTAA
- a CDS encoding GNAT family N-acetyltransferase, with the protein MKISVYEDPEECRFVWEKAWPAKGLFDLWEVRSCFHDAFLRPLSFHVVEGNQKIMGFLPLCWDGEENKYIQFPGETWHGKTWLEQNRIIARTPEVFERLVDSVPGSVHLRYLVQNPLFCRMDQVTPDELGYLFFPRLYDFSFESYWQSFSGKMRKKLRAELKKFDTRKVTYRFNRLDDLDQMLRMNMAAFGENSYFRDSRFHYAFENLSALLHKKGMLRITTVLVDGDIAAVDMGALWNNSYTLLAGATNPEFPGVAKLINFHHMDRSCKEKIETVDFLCGDFNWKSRFNLTPVPLYQLNMEKHSARYYGEFQEMAVACA; encoded by the coding sequence ATGAAGATTTCAGTCTATGAAGATCCTGAAGAGTGCCGGTTCGTATGGGAAAAAGCATGGCCTGCCAAGGGCCTTTTTGACCTATGGGAGGTTCGGTCGTGTTTCCATGATGCCTTCTTAAGGCCCTTGAGCTTTCATGTGGTTGAGGGAAATCAAAAGATTATGGGCTTTTTGCCCCTTTGCTGGGATGGAGAGGAAAATAAATACATTCAGTTCCCTGGTGAAACCTGGCATGGAAAAACCTGGCTTGAGCAGAACAGGATCATTGCCAGAACCCCTGAGGTGTTTGAACGTCTTGTGGACTCTGTTCCCGGATCGGTTCATCTTCGATACCTGGTCCAGAATCCCCTGTTTTGCCGCATGGACCAGGTGACCCCGGACGAGCTGGGATATCTGTTTTTCCCCAGGCTCTACGATTTTTCATTTGAGAGTTACTGGCAATCTTTTTCAGGAAAAATGAGGAAAAAACTCAGGGCTGAACTCAAGAAATTTGACACACGAAAGGTGACCTATCGGTTTAACCGCCTGGATGACCTTGATCAGATGCTGCGGATGAACATGGCCGCTTTTGGAGAAAATTCATATTTCAGGGATTCGCGATTCCATTACGCCTTTGAAAACCTGTCCGCTCTTTTGCACAAAAAGGGGATGCTTCGCATCACCACCGTGCTTGTGGATGGTGATATTGCAGCCGTGGATATGGGGGCACTATGGAACAACAGCTACACCCTCCTTGCCGGCGCTACCAACCCGGAATTTCCAGGTGTTGCCAAACTGATTAATTTCCACCATATGGACCGTTCTTGTAAGGAAAAAATTGAAACTGTGGATTTTCTTTGCGGTGACTTTAACTGGAAATCGCGGTTCAATTTGACACCCGTGCCCCTTTATCAGCTTAACATGGAAAAACACTCTGCCCGTTACTACGGAGAATTCCAGGAAATGGCGGTCGCCTGTGCCTGA